In Arthrobacter sp. B3I9, the following are encoded in one genomic region:
- a CDS encoding phosphotransferase: MMIHGDLHPGNILRADDGALAGVIDLGDVGAGDPAVDLAVGWLMFDAGTRHRFMGAFGSAVEGDTWMSARGWALILSTAMMSNSDDNPRMFTVGKFGIRQILDEGLRLQL, from the coding sequence ATGATGATCCACGGGGACCTCCACCCTGGCAACATCCTGCGGGCAGACGACGGCGCTCTCGCCGGCGTGATCGATTTGGGCGACGTCGGGGCTGGCGATCCGGCGGTCGATCTTGCCGTGGGGTGGCTGATGTTCGACGCCGGCACTCGCCACCGCTTCATGGGCGCCTTTGGCTCCGCAGTTGAAGGCGACACCTGGATGAGTGCCCGCGGGTGGGCTCTCATCCTGTCCACCGCCATGATGAGCAACTCCGACGATAATCCGCGGATGTTCACCGTAGGAAAGTTTGGGATCAGACAGATCCTGGATGAAGGCCTTCGCCTCCAACTCTGA
- a CDS encoding HNH endonuclease signature motif containing protein yields the protein MEGRAAAETLEAIEASLARLSAFAARGAANAPSTRVDPLRDEADACLDGMAEVASMESKLAALKVHFAARYARVAAAMADPAASPQERTAQEMAVTAEVACALTVSERSAAALLAESATLTTGLPLTLSALQAGTMSWQHARVMIEETSGLDPAGTAALEAHFLDPEAPSAARGCPAGELVPGRFRAKARKWRELHHPVSIETRHRRGAEDRRLEFVPDRDGMAWISAYLPADVAVAAWSRVTEAARALQGPNEPRTLTQLRADVAADWLVAGVAEGTPSPKAQVLVTVPVLSLLGAGTEPATLDGYGPVPPSIARRLVGDGAGSFLRVLTDPRSGAPLEIGRTSYRVPKAMRQWLRLRDGRCPFPGCNNHSLDNEADHLLAWSGGGGTGITNLGQPCRRHHRLRHTTAWRPVDATRDQPPGWISPAGRSYPSEQQDWEPPHWPQHLGHADESRELEPPDWLDEFAGAVGTGETGQPLPVDPFPEWELFIAA from the coding sequence ATGGAAGGCAGAGCAGCTGCGGAGACGTTGGAGGCCATAGAGGCCTCCCTTGCCAGGTTGTCTGCATTTGCGGCCCGGGGAGCCGCGAATGCGCCTTCGACTCGCGTTGACCCTCTTCGGGACGAAGCGGATGCGTGCCTCGACGGTATGGCTGAGGTGGCCAGCATGGAATCCAAGCTGGCCGCGCTGAAAGTGCACTTCGCCGCCCGATATGCCCGCGTTGCCGCCGCCATGGCGGACCCAGCCGCCTCCCCGCAGGAGCGCACCGCCCAGGAAATGGCGGTGACAGCAGAGGTGGCCTGTGCCCTAACCGTGAGCGAACGATCGGCGGCCGCCCTCCTAGCGGAGTCAGCCACCCTGACCACCGGGTTGCCCCTGACTCTGTCTGCGCTGCAGGCGGGAACCATGTCATGGCAACACGCGCGGGTGATGATTGAGGAAACGTCTGGTCTGGACCCCGCCGGGACGGCTGCTCTGGAGGCTCATTTCCTGGATCCAGAAGCTCCCTCTGCCGCGCGTGGCTGCCCGGCGGGTGAGCTGGTGCCGGGCAGGTTCCGGGCCAAAGCGCGCAAATGGCGTGAGCTGCACCATCCCGTAAGTATCGAAACGCGCCACCGCAGGGGTGCAGAGGACCGCCGGCTGGAATTCGTGCCGGACCGGGACGGCATGGCCTGGATCTCGGCCTATCTGCCTGCTGATGTCGCGGTGGCTGCATGGTCCCGAGTCACGGAGGCGGCGCGTGCCCTGCAGGGGCCGAATGAACCCCGGACCCTGACCCAGCTCCGTGCGGACGTCGCCGCTGACTGGCTGGTGGCGGGGGTGGCGGAAGGAACTCCCTCACCCAAGGCGCAGGTCCTGGTGACCGTGCCGGTGCTGTCTCTTTTGGGCGCTGGGACGGAACCGGCCACGCTGGACGGGTATGGTCCCGTTCCGCCGAGCATCGCGCGCCGGCTCGTGGGGGATGGCGCCGGATCGTTCCTGCGTGTGCTGACCGACCCGCGCAGCGGAGCGCCGCTGGAGATCGGGCGCACGAGCTACCGGGTTCCGAAGGCGATGCGCCAATGGTTGCGGCTTCGGGACGGCCGGTGCCCTTTTCCGGGCTGCAACAACCATTCCCTGGATAACGAAGCGGATCATCTGTTGGCGTGGTCCGGGGGAGGCGGGACCGGCATCACGAACCTGGGCCAGCCATGCCGGCGGCACCACCGGCTCAGACACACCACAGCATGGAGGCCGGTTGACGCGACCCGGGACCAGCCACCCGGTTGGATCTCGCCTGCGGGACGCTCCTATCCCAGCGAACAACAAGACTGGGAACCACCGCACTGGCCGCAGCACCTCGGCCACGCAGACGAAAGCCGCGAGTTGGAACCGCCCGACTGGCTCGACGAATTTGCCGGCGCCGTCGGAACCGGAGAGACCGGGCAGCCATTGCCTGTGGATCCCTTTCCTGAGTGGGAACTGTTCATCGCGGCGTAG
- a CDS encoding MFS transporter, protein MSAATTRNAPDRTARIGFAFIGVLLIAVNLRVSFVSVGPVLANISSDLALSSAAAGFLTGLPLIAFALFSPVAPGFATRLGLDRALWISLLILASGIVLRSLPLPGFLWAGTALIGLAIAFLNVLVPSLVKRDFPMRVSQITGSYTATQAAFAAIGAGVVVPVAETSPSGWRLALGIWVGLALIAMAVLLPWLRRHKSGTARAATAEVSYRSPWTSALGWQVTIFMGLQSIAFYVLMAWLPTIEQSQGIPATTAGIHLSLFLLISVFASLAAGGILHRGSDQRLVSFTSSGLMFVTFLGLALAPDLVLLWVLLGAVGCGSSIVIALSLFSLRTTNYPQAASLSGMAQSVGYGLAAVGPVMFGALRDASGSWTLPLLVTAAIMAVLAVTGVLAGRDRVISGPS, encoded by the coding sequence ATGTCCGCTGCCACCACCCGGAACGCGCCGGACCGCACCGCCAGGATCGGGTTCGCCTTCATCGGCGTTCTGCTCATCGCAGTTAACCTTCGGGTGTCCTTCGTCAGCGTGGGCCCGGTACTTGCCAACATCAGCAGCGACCTTGCATTATCGAGCGCCGCAGCAGGGTTCCTCACAGGCCTTCCGCTCATTGCCTTCGCTCTCTTCTCACCCGTGGCGCCCGGCTTCGCAACCCGTCTGGGGCTCGACCGCGCACTGTGGATCTCCCTGCTGATCCTCGCCTCCGGCATTGTGCTTCGCTCCTTGCCTTTGCCGGGCTTCCTTTGGGCGGGCACCGCACTTATCGGCCTGGCTATCGCATTCCTCAATGTCTTAGTGCCCTCCCTTGTAAAGCGGGACTTTCCGATGCGGGTCAGCCAGATCACCGGAAGCTACACCGCAACACAGGCTGCCTTCGCCGCAATCGGCGCCGGCGTCGTCGTTCCCGTGGCAGAAACGTCCCCGTCGGGATGGCGCCTTGCCCTCGGAATCTGGGTGGGGCTGGCTCTGATCGCCATGGCGGTGCTCCTGCCGTGGCTGCGCCGGCACAAGTCAGGCACAGCGCGCGCCGCCACGGCGGAGGTTTCCTACCGGTCGCCATGGACGTCCGCCCTGGGCTGGCAGGTGACCATCTTCATGGGACTACAATCGATCGCCTTCTACGTCTTGATGGCATGGCTGCCCACCATCGAACAAAGCCAGGGTATTCCCGCCACCACTGCGGGCATCCACCTGTCCTTATTCCTGCTCATCAGCGTGTTCGCCAGCCTTGCCGCAGGAGGAATCCTTCACCGCGGTTCGGACCAGCGGCTTGTATCTTTCACGAGCAGCGGGCTCATGTTCGTGACGTTTCTCGGGCTGGCACTTGCGCCGGACCTCGTATTGCTGTGGGTCCTACTCGGGGCAGTGGGGTGCGGGAGCAGCATTGTCATCGCCCTGTCCCTGTTCAGCCTCCGGACCACGAACTACCCGCAGGCAGCGTCATTGTCCGGTATGGCACAATCCGTCGGCTACGGCCTAGCTGCAGTGGGGCCGGTAATGTTCGGCGCCCTCCGCGATGCAAGCGGAAGCTGGACGCTTCCGCTCCTGGTTACCGCGGCCATAATGGCGGTTCTCGCCGTCACCGGGGTTCTTGCCGGGCGTGACCGGGTCATCAGCGGTCCATCGTGA
- a CDS encoding LssY C-terminal domain-containing protein codes for MAEIDDGGRQLWPFLVIWVLASYVLLPRLNRVLARIYVPSYFIGRTTTSDGLLGDPINLAVVGTPEQLRSSMVSAGWSEPDPVTLRSSWHIVRAALLHRSYPGAPVSPLFVFQQRQDLAFEREVAGSPAQRHHVRFWICPPDWKLPGGFDVDMVGAATFDRRVGLSLFTFQITHKIARDTDEERDLIVGVLREAGAAVHVVRHFSTGYHSRNGGGDAIETDGDLPIISLGQPRPDARAFPGP; via the coding sequence TTGGCAGAGATCGACGACGGCGGACGCCAGCTTTGGCCTTTCCTGGTCATCTGGGTTCTGGCCTCCTACGTTCTGCTGCCGCGACTCAACAGGGTGCTGGCCCGGATCTACGTTCCCAGCTACTTCATCGGCAGGACCACCACGTCCGACGGCTTGCTCGGGGACCCCATCAACCTCGCGGTAGTCGGGACACCGGAGCAGCTGCGGTCGTCAATGGTGTCGGCGGGATGGAGCGAACCGGATCCCGTGACGCTCCGGAGCAGCTGGCACATCGTCCGCGCCGCGTTGCTGCACAGGAGCTATCCCGGCGCTCCGGTCAGCCCGCTGTTCGTGTTCCAGCAAAGGCAGGATCTCGCATTCGAGCGGGAAGTGGCCGGCAGCCCCGCCCAACGCCATCACGTCCGGTTTTGGATCTGCCCTCCTGATTGGAAATTGCCGGGCGGATTCGATGTGGACATGGTGGGCGCGGCGACATTCGACCGCAGGGTAGGCCTCTCGCTGTTCACCTTCCAGATCACCCACAAGATTGCCCGTGATACGGATGAGGAACGGGATCTCATTGTCGGCGTCCTGCGCGAGGCGGGAGCGGCCGTACACGTGGTGCGGCACTTTTCCACCGGGTATCACAGCCGCAACGGAGGCGGGGATGCCATCGAAACAGACGGTGATCTCCCCATCATTTCCCTTGGCCAGCCCCGCCCGGACGCCCGGGCATTTCCCGGACCCTGA
- a CDS encoding LysE family translocator, giving the protein MTAVTLFAFAGLCLLLSVTPGPDTFLVLRISLQSAGAGIAAAFGSAVASLVWAALVGVGLAAVLEESAEVFRWLKVAGGLYLLYLGISSLIRARRTTTSPASKHSPRRSYSRKAGFGAGALSTLLNPKVGLFYLAVVPQFIPHGGNTLDTAMVLGAIESVIGFLYLVAVAVAAAKAMAWLQRPRVSSVLERGSSGIIAALGLGVLASSASS; this is encoded by the coding sequence ATGACTGCCGTGACTCTGTTCGCCTTCGCCGGGCTATGCCTGCTGCTCTCCGTCACCCCCGGCCCGGACACCTTCCTGGTGCTGCGGATCTCGCTGCAGAGCGCGGGGGCCGGCATCGCCGCGGCATTCGGCTCGGCGGTGGCGTCCCTGGTCTGGGCCGCACTGGTGGGCGTTGGGCTCGCCGCTGTGCTGGAGGAGTCCGCGGAAGTGTTCCGCTGGCTGAAGGTCGCCGGCGGGTTGTACCTGCTGTACTTGGGAATCTCGTCGCTGATCCGGGCCCGCCGCACCACGACTTCTCCAGCGTCCAAGCACTCCCCACGCCGCAGCTACAGCCGGAAGGCAGGGTTTGGGGCCGGTGCGCTCTCCACGCTGCTCAACCCCAAGGTCGGCCTGTTCTACCTGGCCGTCGTACCGCAGTTCATTCCGCACGGTGGCAACACCCTGGACACGGCCATGGTGCTGGGAGCCATCGAAAGCGTCATCGGTTTCCTCTACCTGGTGGCGGTCGCCGTCGCGGCAGCGAAGGCCATGGCCTGGCTGCAGCGCCCACGGGTGAGCAGCGTGCTCGAACGCGGCAGCAGCGGCATCATCGCCGCACTCGGCCTGGGCGTTCTGGCATCGAGCGCCAGCTCCTGA
- a CDS encoding SulP family inorganic anion transporter — MATAERPRVIRTPVTVLSALRSPQQLSREVLAGMVTTLALVPEVISFSIVAGVDPMVSLVASIVLAVTMSFLGGRPGVITAAAGSVALVIAPLVHSHGVQYVLPTVILAGVIQIVFGLAGLARLMRFIPRSVMIGFVNALGVLIFMAQVPHVLNVPWLAYALFALTFAIIFILPRFTNVIPSPLVAIVAVTAIVIIAHLAVPNVADEGPLTGKLPGLTPFLVPLDLATLQLILPTALSVAFVGLMETLLTAKLVDDITDTRSPKGRESWALGVSNILAGFYGGIAGCAMIGQTVLNVKTGRARTRISTLVAGVFLLALVTGLSSVMGQIPMVALAAVMMVVAVTTVDWHSVKPSTLKRMPLPETIVMGVTVAVVVLTGNLAYGVVVGVVLAMVLFARRVAHVISVDRTVADDGGTVRYEVTGPLFFGSSNDLVDQFSYAEDPASVTVDLSRAQIWDASTVAALDSIEAKYKDHGATVTIVGLDERSAGFHRRLTGQLGA, encoded by the coding sequence TTGGCCACCGCCGAACGCCCGCGCGTCATCCGCACCCCGGTCACCGTACTGAGCGCTCTGCGCTCGCCGCAGCAGCTGTCCCGTGAAGTCCTCGCCGGCATGGTCACCACGCTCGCCCTGGTCCCGGAGGTCATCTCGTTCTCGATCGTCGCCGGCGTCGATCCGATGGTCAGCCTCGTCGCCTCCATCGTCCTGGCCGTGACGATGTCCTTCCTTGGCGGACGGCCGGGCGTGATCACCGCCGCAGCCGGATCCGTCGCCCTCGTCATCGCCCCGCTCGTTCACAGCCACGGAGTCCAGTACGTTCTGCCCACGGTGATCCTGGCCGGTGTCATCCAGATCGTCTTTGGACTCGCCGGCCTTGCCCGCCTGATGCGGTTCATCCCGCGTTCGGTGATGATCGGGTTCGTCAACGCCCTGGGTGTGCTCATCTTCATGGCGCAGGTGCCCCACGTGCTGAACGTCCCCTGGCTCGCCTATGCCCTGTTCGCCCTGACGTTCGCCATCATTTTCATCCTTCCGCGTTTCACGAACGTCATCCCGTCGCCGCTGGTGGCGATCGTGGCCGTCACGGCCATCGTGATCATCGCCCACCTCGCCGTTCCCAACGTCGCCGACGAGGGCCCCCTCACCGGGAAGCTCCCCGGGCTCACCCCGTTCCTCGTTCCGCTGGACCTGGCGACCCTGCAGCTGATCCTGCCGACGGCGCTGAGCGTCGCGTTCGTCGGTCTCATGGAAACCCTCCTCACCGCAAAGCTCGTTGACGACATCACCGACACCCGCTCCCCCAAGGGCCGCGAGTCCTGGGCCCTGGGCGTCTCGAACATCCTCGCCGGGTTCTATGGCGGCATCGCCGGCTGCGCGATGATCGGCCAGACCGTCCTGAACGTGAAGACCGGGCGGGCCCGCACCCGCATCTCCACCCTGGTGGCCGGGGTGTTCCTCCTGGCCCTCGTGACCGGGCTCAGCTCGGTCATGGGACAGATCCCGATGGTGGCCCTCGCCGCGGTCATGATGGTCGTCGCTGTCACCACCGTCGACTGGCACAGCGTCAAACCGTCCACCCTGAAGCGGATGCCGCTCCCGGAGACGATCGTCATGGGCGTCACCGTCGCCGTCGTGGTCCTCACCGGCAATCTCGCCTACGGCGTCGTCGTCGGCGTCGTCCTCGCGATGGTGCTCTTCGCGCGTCGGGTTGCGCACGTCATCAGCGTCGACCGGACCGTGGCGGACGACGGCGGGACCGTCCGGTACGAGGTGACGGGGCCGCTGTTCTTCGGGAGCAGCAACGACCTCGTGGACCAGTTCTCCTACGCCGAGGATCCGGCGTCCGTGACCGTCGACCTCAGCCGGGCCCAGATCTGGGATGCCTCAACGGTCGCCGCCCTCGATTCCATCGAGGCGAAATACAAAGACCACGGCGCCACGGTGACGATTGTCGGCCTGGACGAGCGCAGCGCCGGGTTCCACCGCCGCCTCACCGGCCAGCTGGGCGCCTGA
- a CDS encoding Clp protease N-terminal domain-containing protein, with the protein MTDPLRMTNPVRLDELIEMIKKVHPDALDQLSDAVIAADHLGEVADHLIGHFVDQARRSGASWSDIGRSMGVSKQAVQKRFVPKGSAEPLDLDPGQGFSRFTPRARNVVMGAQNEARAAGNDEIDPGHLVLGLLAEPDGLGARAIISQGVSLDAVRQAASAALPPAADQVPDLIPYDAQARKTLELTFREALRLGPQLRRD; encoded by the coding sequence ATGACAGATCCACTTCGAATGACGAACCCCGTCCGGCTCGACGAACTCATCGAGATGATCAAGAAGGTCCACCCGGATGCCCTGGACCAGCTGTCCGACGCGGTGATCGCCGCAGATCATCTGGGCGAAGTGGCCGACCACCTGATTGGCCATTTCGTGGACCAGGCGCGGCGCTCCGGTGCCTCGTGGTCGGACATCGGCCGGAGCATGGGCGTCAGCAAGCAAGCGGTCCAGAAGCGTTTCGTTCCCAAGGGTTCCGCCGAACCCCTGGACCTCGACCCAGGCCAGGGATTCAGCCGGTTCACGCCCCGTGCCCGGAACGTGGTGATGGGGGCCCAGAACGAAGCGCGCGCGGCAGGCAATGACGAGATCGACCCCGGGCACCTGGTGCTGGGGCTGCTCGCCGAGCCCGACGGCCTCGGTGCCCGGGCCATCATCTCGCAGGGGGTATCCCTCGACGCCGTCCGGCAGGCCGCCAGCGCCGCGCTGCCGCCAGCGGCGGACCAGGTTCCCGACCTCATCCCCTACGACGCGCAGGCGCGGAAGACGCTCGAACTGACCTTCCGGGAAGCCCTGCGCTTGGGGCCACAACTACGTCGGGACTGA
- a CDS encoding transketolase, translated as MTDDQKQAPEQMAAAQSDVVRSLAAQLRVDSIRCSTEAGSGHPTSSLSAADLMAVLLERHLRYDWDQPSLATNDHLIFSKGHASPLLYAMYRAVGVVDEDELIHTYRQFGGRLQGHPTPVLPWVDVATGSLGQGLPDAVGVALAGRYLDKLPYRTWVLCGDSELAEGSIWEALDKAAYYKLGNLTAIVDVNRLGQDGPTELQWDMDRYARRVEAFGAHPLVIDGHDIAAIDDAFAQAQSRPDQPTVILARTIKGKGVPEVEDQNGWHGKALPKDLADRAVAALGGPGDLRIKTALPEPGTPAITPDPHATVKLPRWEVGEEVATRAAFGAAISALAARPDVVVLDGEVGNSTHAGEFQDVAPERYFEMFIAEQQLVASAIGLSVRGYIAFAASFAAFLVSRPFDFIRMAGVSQASIRLVGTHAGVEIGQDGPSQMALEDIAAMRAVHTSTVLYPADAPSTAQLIRTMADTAGISYLRATRGAYPVIYGPDEEFPLGGCKVHHAGTDDAVTLVGAGVTLHECLTAAGQLADDGINARVIDLYSIKPVDAESLRRACRETGGRIVVAEDHYPEGGIGSAVLEALAGTDTPELHVALLAVQGLPTSGKPQELLDAAGISARHITAAARGLVRSVPTPNG; from the coding sequence ATGACCGACGACCAGAAACAGGCCCCAGAGCAGATGGCGGCAGCGCAGTCCGACGTCGTCAGAAGCTTGGCCGCCCAACTGCGGGTGGACTCCATACGGTGCAGCACGGAGGCGGGGTCCGGCCATCCGACGTCGTCGTTGTCGGCAGCGGATCTCATGGCGGTCCTCCTCGAGCGCCACCTCCGCTATGACTGGGACCAGCCGTCGCTGGCGACCAACGACCACCTCATTTTTTCCAAAGGCCACGCCTCCCCGCTGCTGTACGCCATGTACCGGGCCGTGGGAGTGGTCGACGAGGACGAACTGATCCATACCTACCGGCAGTTCGGCGGCCGGCTGCAGGGCCACCCAACCCCTGTCCTGCCGTGGGTCGACGTCGCGACGGGGTCCTTGGGCCAGGGTCTGCCGGACGCCGTCGGCGTCGCACTGGCCGGACGGTACCTGGACAAACTGCCCTACCGCACGTGGGTGCTGTGCGGGGACAGCGAACTGGCCGAAGGATCCATCTGGGAGGCCCTGGACAAGGCCGCCTACTACAAGCTGGGCAACCTGACCGCCATCGTGGACGTCAACCGGCTGGGCCAGGACGGCCCCACCGAACTCCAATGGGACATGGACCGCTACGCCCGGCGGGTGGAGGCCTTCGGCGCCCATCCCCTCGTCATCGACGGGCATGACATAGCCGCGATCGACGACGCGTTCGCCCAGGCACAGTCCCGGCCCGACCAGCCCACGGTCATCCTCGCCAGAACCATCAAGGGCAAAGGCGTCCCCGAGGTCGAGGACCAGAACGGCTGGCACGGCAAGGCGCTCCCCAAGGACCTGGCCGACCGCGCCGTGGCAGCCCTCGGCGGACCCGGCGACCTCCGGATCAAGACAGCCCTCCCGGAACCGGGCACGCCTGCCATCACCCCCGATCCGCACGCCACCGTCAAACTGCCACGGTGGGAAGTGGGTGAGGAGGTCGCAACCCGGGCCGCCTTCGGTGCTGCCATTTCCGCGCTGGCCGCCCGTCCCGACGTCGTCGTCCTGGACGGCGAGGTGGGAAACTCGACCCACGCCGGCGAGTTCCAGGACGTGGCACCGGAACGGTACTTCGAGATGTTCATCGCCGAACAGCAACTGGTCGCGTCCGCGATAGGGCTTTCGGTCCGGGGGTACATCGCCTTCGCCGCGAGTTTCGCTGCTTTCCTGGTGTCCCGGCCCTTCGACTTCATTCGGATGGCGGGCGTCTCGCAGGCCAGCATCAGGCTGGTGGGCACGCACGCCGGGGTTGAAATCGGCCAGGACGGGCCGTCCCAGATGGCGCTGGAGGACATCGCCGCCATGCGGGCCGTGCACACCTCGACCGTGCTGTACCCGGCAGACGCACCCTCCACCGCCCAGCTCATCCGGACGATGGCGGACACCGCCGGCATCTCCTACCTCCGCGCCACCCGCGGCGCCTACCCGGTCATCTACGGGCCCGATGAAGAATTCCCCCTCGGCGGCTGCAAGGTCCATCACGCAGGAACCGACGACGCCGTCACGCTCGTAGGTGCCGGAGTGACACTGCACGAGTGCCTCACCGCCGCCGGGCAGCTCGCCGACGACGGAATCAACGCCCGCGTCATCGACCTCTACTCCATCAAACCGGTCGACGCCGAATCCCTGCGCCGGGCCTGCCGGGAAACCGGGGGCCGGATCGTCGTCGCCGAGGACCACTACCCCGAAGGCGGCATCGGGTCCGCCGTCCTGGAAGCTCTCGCCGGCACCGACACTCCCGAACTCCACGTTGCCTTGCTCGCCGTCCAGGGGTTGCCGACCTCCGGCAAACCCCAGGAGCTTCTCGACGCCGCCGGCATCTCCGCTCGCCACATCACTGCAGCCGCCCGCGGCTTGGTCCGGTCCGTACCAACGCCCAACGGTTAG
- a CDS encoding SDR family oxidoreductase: MGLRQQVGDQVRSKGLVVVITGASSGIGRATALRFAKNRARLVLAARSTKALETVAEECRKRGAQAIAVPTDVTDPEAVQALAARAVHEFGRLDVWVNNAAISVFGRITDVPLRDFQRVLDVNVSGYVHGARAALPYLRKQGSGVLVNVSSIVGEIAQPYTAAYSMSKAAVRALGVSIRSELRLDGVTGVKVCTVMPATMDTPFFQHAANYTGRRVVAMPPLYTAERTARTIVKAARKPRRETVVGPGGRMLALQHKITPGAVEATMAVQVDKTHLSRRYDAQDSSGNLYQPSEEGRKGSVKGGWGGRRRTAQRRALTALLLGGGVALVGRAVRSGP; the protein is encoded by the coding sequence ATGGGACTACGGCAACAGGTGGGGGATCAGGTGCGCTCCAAGGGTTTGGTTGTAGTTATTACCGGTGCGTCGAGTGGCATCGGCCGCGCCACTGCTCTGCGCTTCGCCAAAAATCGGGCGCGGCTGGTGCTGGCCGCACGCAGTACCAAGGCCCTCGAAACGGTGGCGGAGGAATGCCGGAAGCGCGGGGCCCAAGCAATCGCTGTGCCCACCGACGTGACCGACCCGGAGGCGGTGCAGGCGCTGGCGGCGCGGGCTGTCCACGAGTTTGGCCGACTCGACGTGTGGGTCAACAACGCGGCAATATCCGTCTTCGGACGCATTACTGATGTCCCGCTCCGTGATTTCCAGCGGGTGCTCGATGTTAATGTGTCGGGCTATGTCCACGGTGCCCGGGCCGCCCTGCCGTACCTGCGCAAGCAAGGTTCAGGCGTGCTCGTCAATGTGTCGTCCATCGTTGGAGAAATCGCCCAGCCCTACACAGCGGCCTACTCCATGTCCAAAGCCGCAGTCCGGGCCCTGGGCGTCAGTATCCGTTCGGAACTGCGGCTGGACGGCGTAACCGGAGTGAAGGTCTGCACGGTCATGCCGGCCACCATGGACACCCCGTTTTTCCAGCATGCCGCGAACTACACCGGCCGCCGGGTGGTTGCAATGCCGCCGCTGTACACCGCGGAACGCACGGCGCGCACCATCGTGAAGGCTGCGAGGAAGCCCCGGCGGGAAACTGTCGTTGGTCCGGGAGGCCGGATGCTGGCTCTCCAGCACAAGATCACGCCCGGCGCCGTGGAGGCGACGATGGCCGTCCAGGTGGACAAGACCCACTTGTCCCGTCGTTACGACGCCCAGGACTCGTCAGGAAACCTGTACCAGCCATCGGAGGAAGGGCGGAAGGGGTCCGTTAAAGGTGGGTGGGGTGGCCGCCGCCGGACCGCGCAACGGCGTGCTCTCACCGCGTTGCTGCTCGGCGGAGGGGTTGCGCTGGTGGGAAGAGCGGTCCGCTCCGGGCCGTAA
- a CDS encoding glutamate--cysteine ligase has protein sequence MRTFGVEEELLLIDPESGFITPRVPELLSLDTRTAPGLELVAELQLEQIEVITPVHTDLKELAADIVAGRSLADGLASRLGARVAALATPVLPFTPHLSPVSRVQTMTERFGMTAQEQLTCACHVHVGVSSPEEGVAVLDRIRNWLPVLSALSANSPFWQGVDTGYASYRTQSLYRWPMGGPAEIYGSAGSYRQSVKAMLGTGVPLDEAMLYLDARLSRNYPTVEIRVADVCLHPDDTVLIAALCRALVDTAAREWQSGVPPVPVPAAVLRLAAWRASRSGITGELLDPVTASARPAGAVLEQFLNHVRFALAENGDEEHTEVLLNRLHRRGTGAQQQRLALQQGNALHDVVTAAIDVSHCASSLQGDAA, from the coding sequence GTGCGTACTTTCGGGGTAGAAGAGGAACTTCTGTTGATCGACCCCGAGAGCGGTTTCATCACGCCCCGGGTGCCTGAGCTGCTTTCCCTGGATACGCGCACTGCACCCGGCCTGGAACTCGTGGCCGAGCTGCAGTTGGAGCAGATTGAAGTCATCACACCGGTGCATACGGATCTGAAGGAGCTGGCCGCAGACATTGTGGCAGGCCGCTCCCTGGCTGACGGCCTTGCCAGCAGACTCGGCGCAAGGGTGGCCGCCCTGGCGACCCCCGTTCTGCCATTTACCCCGCACCTGTCCCCGGTCTCCCGGGTGCAGACGATGACTGAGCGCTTCGGCATGACCGCCCAGGAACAGCTGACCTGCGCCTGCCATGTCCATGTCGGTGTCTCCTCGCCGGAGGAGGGGGTCGCAGTACTGGACCGCATCCGGAACTGGCTTCCCGTGCTGTCGGCGCTGAGTGCGAATTCACCGTTTTGGCAGGGCGTGGACACCGGTTACGCCAGCTACCGCACACAGTCCCTGTACCGGTGGCCGATGGGCGGGCCAGCCGAAATCTACGGCTCCGCCGGCTCCTACCGGCAGAGTGTCAAGGCGATGCTGGGAACCGGAGTCCCGCTGGACGAGGCCATGCTTTATCTGGACGCGCGCCTCTCACGCAACTACCCCACCGTGGAGATCCGCGTAGCCGATGTCTGCCTGCACCCGGATGACACAGTGCTGATCGCCGCCTTGTGCCGGGCCTTGGTGGATACCGCAGCCCGCGAATGGCAGTCGGGTGTCCCGCCGGTTCCCGTACCGGCCGCCGTCCTCCGCCTTGCCGCCTGGCGAGCCAGCAGGTCCGGAATCACCGGGGAGCTGCTGGATCCCGTAACCGCGTCGGCCCGCCCCGCCGGGGCGGTCCTGGAGCAGTTCCTGAACCATGTGAGGTTCGCCCTGGCCGAAAACGGGGATGAAGAACACACTGAGGTTCTCTTGAACCGGCTCCACCGCAGGGGAACCGGCGCACAGCAACAACGCTTGGCGCTGCAGCAGGGAAACGCCCTGCACGATGTGGTCACCGCGGCTATCGACGTGAGCCACTGCGCATCGAGCCTGCAGGGAGACGCCGCCTAA